The following proteins come from a genomic window of Euzebyales bacterium:
- a CDS encoding pirin family protein, with protein MSGPVEPKDAACQDEDLAGIEVREGRRASVGGMRIARVLPTKGRRTVGAWCFTDLILPADGLDPDPMEIGPHPHIGLATVTWLLDGEAVHSDSLGTEQVIRPGQLNLMTAGHGVAHAELGAPAPLRGVQMWIAQPEHTRHGASAFEHHADLPRVDLGTGEASVLVGSLGHATSPARADTPLVGADVTLRAGTTQIPAVEGFEYAVVPLDGRVKVGVDIVEHGWLALVPPGRRRLPVEVAGEGARFMVLGGEPLGEQVVMWWNFVGRDRAELTAAWRAWADHDEDRFGPVPSRLDRMEAPAPPWHLDS; from the coding sequence ATGAGCGGTCCGGTCGAGCCGAAGGACGCGGCCTGCCAGGACGAGGACCTGGCCGGCATCGAGGTCCGCGAGGGCCGGCGGGCGTCGGTCGGCGGGATGCGGATCGCCCGGGTGCTGCCGACCAAGGGTCGGCGCACTGTCGGTGCGTGGTGCTTCACCGACCTGATCCTGCCCGCGGACGGCCTCGATCCCGATCCGATGGAGATCGGTCCGCACCCGCACATCGGGCTCGCGACCGTTACCTGGCTGCTCGACGGCGAGGCGGTGCACAGCGATTCGCTGGGCACCGAGCAGGTCATCCGACCAGGTCAGCTGAACCTGATGACCGCGGGACACGGGGTCGCCCACGCCGAGCTCGGTGCGCCTGCGCCGCTGCGTGGCGTCCAGATGTGGATCGCACAGCCCGAGCACACCCGCCACGGTGCGTCGGCGTTCGAGCACCACGCCGACCTGCCCCGCGTCGACCTGGGCACGGGCGAGGCATCCGTGCTCGTGGGGTCGCTCGGTCACGCGACCTCGCCGGCCCGGGCCGACACCCCGCTGGTCGGCGCCGACGTCACGCTGCGCGCGGGCACCACGCAGATCCCGGCGGTCGAGGGCTTCGAGTACGCAGTCGTGCCGCTGGACGGTCGCGTGAAGGTGGGCGTCGACATCGTCGAGCACGGCTGGCTCGCGCTGGTGCCACCCGGCCGGCGCCGCCTGCCCGTCGAGGTGGCCGGCGAGGGCGCACGCTTCATGGTCCTCGGGGGTGAGCCGCTGGGCGAGCAGGTCGTCATGTGGTGGAACTTCGTCGGGCGTGACCGCGCTGAGCTCACCGCGGCGTGGCGGGCGTGGGCGGACCACGATGAGGACCGGTTCGGTCCGGTCCCGTCCCGCCTGGACCGCATGGAGGCGCCGGCCCCACCCTGGCACCTGGACAGCTGA
- a CDS encoding MFS transporter has product MDIVSEAPLRALLSEPLFRRWAVANLFARLPLTMNLLALVLVGEVVTGDLATGATLAGILTLTSGLLAQPRGRQLDRVELRGGLRRDLLLAGAGMLGLAAAASTGAPVWVLGVLAAAEGAASAAVLGGFRALLVPTVSAEQIEPANALDAVFVEVAFVAGPAVAGAAALVVGPIGVLVLQAAAFATAALLLGGLPIRPPALDLDLAGAAPLRTRGARSIYLLAFGPGLALGAWEASMPARLDAFGWEPASAGPLLALTALGSGLAGLAVASLRDPLRRGRALAAALLAVFALSFVPTAVAGSVALLAVALFVVGMPIAPLNALAGLAIQRIVAEPRQAEGFALYPAMILIGAGSGQAVAGVALDLVRPGTFILAIALVPLALTLAVVAAIVRRRARGIPTGVGYPHDPVVADPAIPTVADVAP; this is encoded by the coding sequence GTGGACATCGTTTCCGAGGCGCCGCTGCGCGCACTGTTGTCTGAGCCCCTATTCCGGCGGTGGGCCGTCGCGAACCTGTTCGCACGCCTGCCGTTGACCATGAACCTCCTCGCGCTCGTCCTGGTCGGCGAGGTCGTCACCGGTGACCTGGCGACCGGTGCGACGCTCGCGGGCATCCTGACGCTGACCAGCGGCCTGCTCGCCCAACCGCGCGGCCGCCAGCTCGACCGCGTCGAGCTGCGGGGAGGCCTGCGGCGCGACCTGCTCCTGGCCGGCGCCGGGATGCTCGGCCTGGCGGCAGCGGCGTCGACCGGTGCGCCCGTCTGGGTGCTCGGCGTGCTCGCCGCCGCCGAGGGTGCGGCGTCCGCCGCCGTGCTCGGCGGGTTCCGTGCACTGCTCGTGCCGACCGTGAGCGCCGAGCAGATCGAGCCCGCCAACGCACTGGATGCGGTCTTCGTCGAGGTCGCGTTCGTGGCCGGACCGGCGGTGGCCGGCGCCGCCGCGCTGGTGGTCGGACCGATCGGCGTGCTCGTCCTGCAGGCTGCGGCGTTCGCAACCGCGGCGCTGCTGCTCGGTGGCCTGCCGATCCGCCCGCCTGCGCTCGACCTGGACCTGGCGGGCGCAGCGCCCCTGCGGACCCGTGGAGCACGCAGCATCTACCTGCTGGCGTTCGGGCCGGGCCTGGCGCTCGGAGCGTGGGAGGCGTCGATGCCAGCGCGCCTGGACGCGTTCGGCTGGGAGCCGGCGTCGGCCGGGCCGCTCCTCGCCCTGACGGCCCTCGGCAGCGGCCTGGCCGGCCTCGCGGTCGCCAGCTTGCGCGATCCGCTGCGCCGCGGCCGCGCGCTGGCGGCCGCGCTGCTCGCGGTGTTCGCGCTGAGCTTCGTCCCGACGGCGGTCGCCGGCAGCGTGGCGCTGCTCGCGGTCGCCCTGTTCGTCGTCGGGATGCCGATCGCCCCGCTGAACGCGCTCGCGGGCCTGGCGATCCAGCGCATCGTGGCCGAGCCACGCCAGGCCGAGGGGTTCGCGCTGTACCCGGCGATGATCCTCATTGGCGCAGGGTCCGGTCAGGCCGTGGCCGGCGTCGCGCTCGACCTCGTGCGTCCCGGCACGTTCATCCTCGCCATCGCCCTGGTGCCGCTCGCCCTGACGCTCGCCGTCGTCGCGGCCATCGTCCGGCGGCGGGCACGCGGCATCCCGACCGGCGTCGGCTACCCCCACGACCCGGTCGTGGCCGATCCGGCGATCCCGACCGTGGCAGACGTCGCTCCGTAG
- a CDS encoding FAD binding domain-containing protein — translation MTLHRATSIDDAVAATGDYRAGGTDLQERLRHDVRARPLVDLAPLDELTRIDPADDGGVTVGALVTVATVATDLAASHAAVAQTAAGLATPQIRAVATIGGNLTQRTRCWYFRHPALSCLKSGGDGCLAREGDHSLGVVFDLGPCVHPHPSSIGMSLLASDAQISVTGSGRMAVADLWGDGSDPRATTS, via the coding sequence ATGACACTGCACCGCGCGACCTCGATCGACGACGCCGTTGCCGCGACGGGTGACTACCGGGCGGGCGGCACCGACCTGCAGGAGCGTCTGCGCCACGACGTGCGTGCCCGGCCGCTCGTCGATCTCGCGCCACTCGACGAGCTGACCCGCATCGATCCGGCCGACGACGGCGGCGTCACCGTCGGCGCGCTGGTGACCGTCGCCACGGTGGCAACGGACCTGGCCGCCAGCCATGCCGCCGTCGCGCAGACCGCCGCCGGGCTGGCGACACCGCAGATCCGTGCCGTCGCGACCATCGGGGGAAACCTGACGCAGCGCACCCGGTGCTGGTACTTCCGTCACCCCGCGCTGTCGTGCCTCAAGTCCGGCGGCGACGGCTGCCTGGCGCGCGAGGGCGACCACAGCCTGGGAGTGGTGTTCGACCTCGGCCCCTGCGTGCACCCGCACCCCTCGTCGATCGGCATGTCGCTGCTGGCCAGCGACGCGCAGATCAGTGTGACCGGGAGTGGCCGCATGGCCGTCGCCGACCTGTGGGGCGACGGCTCCGACCCACGGGCGACCACCAGCTGA
- a CDS encoding molybdopterin cofactor-binding domain-containing protein, giving the protein MAWQPAWSGTGELAGARRGPSHRRGATAGRPPPGRGDVHHGRPGPHELRAARCGRRLVRRAAPPAVGVDPGGRGGAGGRGTAHGPTRRPDRGHRGPRRWRVRLEAGPDGRGGRCDRAVGRRACAGEGGPRPRRGADGHRTASGQPHGHRAARRRRRRPRGADRRHRQGWRGLDRHADRLADDVVVRRGPRRARDYDVVTNTPPGAPFRGPGGPPAMWALEQAVDEVAHRLARIRWRCGGAGTATSGASGCTTTPPPCSDGGTGPCRDAAAAGSGAGSRIPQLGDTPEIEVHFDEEGWEHAPGGGVGLGEVATIGVAASVGNAIHNATGWRPLDLPVTPDRVVEALR; this is encoded by the coding sequence GTGGCGTGGCAACCGGCGTGGTCCGGGACTGGTGAGCTGGCTGGGGCCCGTCGCGGACCGTCGCATCGCCGCGGCGCGACGGCGGGCCGACCCCCGCCTGGTCGAGGCGACGTTCACCACGGCCGTCCAGGTCCACACGAGCTTCGAGCCGCACGCTGCGGTCGCCGACTGGTCCGACGCGCAGCACCTCCGGCTGTGGGTGTCGACCCAGGCGGTCGAGGAGGTGCGGGCGGCCGCGGCACGGCACACGGGCCTACCCGACGACCGGATCGAGGTCACCGCGGCCCACGTCGGTGGCGGGTTCGGCTCGAAGCAGGGCCTGACGGCCGAGGGGGTCGCTGCGATCGAGCTGTCGGGCGGCGCGCGTGCGCCGGTGAAGGTGGTCCCCGACCGCGCCGAGGAGCTGACGGCCACCGGACTGCGTCCGGGCAGCCGCACGGACATCGTGCTGCTCGCCGCCGACGACGGCGACCTCGCGGCGCTGACCGTCGACACCGTCAAGGATGGCGGGGTCTCGATCGGCACGCTGACCGCCTCGCTGACGACGTTGTCGTACGGCGCGGGCCACGCCGGGCCCGCGACTACGACGTGGTCACCAACACGCCGCCAGGTGCGCCGTTCCGTGGCCCCGGTGGCCCACCCGCGATGTGGGCGCTGGAGCAGGCCGTCGACGAGGTCGCCCACCGCCTCGCGAGGATCCGCTGGCGCTGCGGCGGCGCTGGGACGGCAACGAGCGGCGCCAGCGGCTGTACGACCACGCCGCCACCCTGCAGCGATGGCGGGACCGGCCCGTGTCGGGACGCGGCAGCGGCCGGTTCCGGCGCGGGGTCCCGCATCCCCCAGCTCGGCGACACACCCGAGATCGAGGTCCACTTCGACGAGGAGGGGTGGGAGCACGCCCCGGGCGGCGGCGTCGGGCTCGGCGAGGTCGCCACGATCGGCGTCGCGGCGTCGGTCGGCAACGCCATCCACAACGCCACGGGCTGGCGCCCGCTGGACCTGCCGGTCACACCGGACCGGGTCGTCGAGGCGCTGCGATGA